Part of the Phragmites australis chromosome 23, lpPhrAust1.1, whole genome shotgun sequence genome is shown below.
AGGCCTGAGAGGCAACGTTGAGCCAAGTATCTTCAGGTTCTGTGCGAAGGAGTTTCCGCCTCAGTCGATCATCGGGGGTCTACCCTCTATACGAGACCTGAAGAGCTTGATGGATCACGTAGAAAAGCCCagtaggaaaggtgtttggaggatctcggtatgattcgctcctccgtttgcaacggttggaggctgagcatatcgcatgggtaacgttgtacaacctctgcagagtgtaaatctattcgaatatccgtgtccacagtcatggacatgcgaaagcagtaaCCCTGATGACTAGACTCCGGATGCGTGCGTTttaatgagtgagtgtgtggactagatgtccgtgtgatgaggttccggGCTCGATCCGCtagaagttgtgtggtactagaggtacaccagttgtgataaaagggactgcggagtgaagTGTAGCCTCTCCCAAGATCAAAAACCcctagatataacttgttaccctgATTCTGGTTTTAAAACCGTTTTGACAACTTTGTTACTAGGTTACcatctaatacgttggggacttgaggtgatactcagtaccaacagaagatgcctgcagTTGTTACctttaaaactattttcaaaagctttgttacatttatttcaataGGATAATAGTCGAGAATATAATTGGATacttgcataaaacctgctttacgcttaaaactatgccgtaaagccatatccttgaaatatccattatgcatctatcaaccccttgaagtagtataggacttgttgagtaccttctatactcagtcttgttgcttcagattgttgagttggagatcaatCTCAATCCAGatgaagtcaaagagaagaagtctaaggtcgtgtccgcacccgagttgcctatggcaattgggttgcatcgtcgtttcgctccgctgtaCTATAAGCTCTTCTGTCTGGCTGGTCTattgtggattcttgtccatcAGACCATCTTTTTGCtttttaggtatttatttttaCCTTATTTGtattcaaagtatgtatttgatatcattatgTTGAATTCTgggcgtatcagctacttgatccagggactgatacaggaggcacaggtgAACCCGGGTTCGGGGTTCCTACAGAAGTGAATCAGGGAAAACTGGTTTTTTCAGTCATAATATCTAGTTCATTTTAGGGAATCACTCCCCTAGAATCACTTTGAGAGCTGAAAACTGCAAACTGACGTTTGATATAGCTCCCGTTGATTATACTCTAGAAGTTGATCTAACAGCTTTGCCAAACATGCATTAAGTGTTCCCGAGGGAACCCTCCCCCCTGTGGATCCGCCGCTGGAAACTGATAAAGCCTTAAGTTTCAGACAAGGCCAGCCAGTCCCTTCCGATGAATGCAGGGATCATCATGGACCCCTTGATTCATGCGTGGAATCAATGGGGATTCATCCATGGCTGATTACGCTCTATCACTCTTTGCTCGCTGTCATTAGCTTGGCTCTGACAGGGAAGAAGGGCAGTGACATGGCCTTCACCTTCCAAGGGAACCATGTCTCCGCCTTTGGGTGAGGATTGCGGAGTTCATCTGGAGGCATAAATGGCTGCCTCACTACTTGATAAGCTACGAATGGGATCCTCCGGTCGATGCTTATGACTGAACGGGAGCTCGTTACTCGCTTTTCAACAAAACACATCATTTTTCGTCTTGGGGAAAAATACAAGAAAACTGACAAGTCGAACCAGAGCCATAAAGCCACAAACTTCACATGAATTGAGATGTTTTCTCGTGGAATTTCCACGAAATGAATTGGAATGTTTTCTCGTAGAATTTCCACGAAACGAATTGAAATGTCCCTTGTGGAATTGCCACGTTCCAGAAATACTTTATCGATTTTACAAAAGGGGATGGGATATACTTACATACAAGTTTGATAAACAATTACTTATATAGTACTAATGTGTTAGGACCTAAATCACAACACAATGAACATGTATTTTATGGTATATCAACTGTTCATGTCATCACATCAATAGGGTcaggtatttatagccataccCCAACCACCTAGATTCACATTACAGTAGTGCCCATGTTCATAAGAACATTCCCCCCTTTGGGCCTTCCTCCGGCTTTTGTTCCTTCGAGTTCTTCATTTCGCATCAGATGGCTCTCCAAGCTTCATCGACGCCTTCGGTGATCCTCGACCCACGACCGAGGTTTTAGCCTTCGGACTCCTCATTTCGTATTGGGTATCCCTTTGAGGTAATCATCTCTTAGATGTTTTGACCTTCAGGCTCATCATTTTGCATCGGATGTCCTTTTGGCGTGATCCTCAACCTCTCGTAGATTTTAGCCTTCGAAATCCTTGCTTTGCATCAACTATTCCTTCGGCTTCGTATCTACCATCAAAATAGCTCTTTTGGGTGATTGCTTCCGGTTGGTTGAGGCCGGCGAAGTCAGAGAGGGGCTAAGGCAGGGTTTGAAAAATCACTGAAAACTGCTTAGTATTCACGAATGTTGGCCAATTCGGTCCGCACCATATTTAGAAATCGACTGATTTTCGaacttaaattcaaaaaattcaaaaagataaaaaaataaagaaatcacCCAAAACTCTAAAAATAATAGAGACAATTCCAAAACCttatatgaatatttttttttcaaaaataatgtcatttttatcatatttcatggagaggaagtttgaaaacaaacgaaaaaaatgttgaaatgggtcgtatgaacatgatgatttggcccatcacgttaaggaaaagcttaatatgcaaacatatattttttatgtatggtgtatattaagaggatctttaaaattggtttcacttcatttagagttttattaatttctccatgatttttacaaaatttacaagcataaagtgaacatgttaagaaataataatgtaattaactttttcatgtctaccattatttttcttacataaatcatagtataagtaaattaataaaaagTGGCTTCACTAATTTGGAGATATGATGGGTTAGTTAtcaattaatctagttgcaacatatttatacaatcatgcatgttacaataactatttcatgagttcatgtatttttaaaagatataggatcatgtaagaagactaaaaaaattagtttcatgatttttggattagcaaagaattaactatgcatttcactaggtttagaaaatacattttctcatagaacttatacaacttttttatgagtataaatacttttatcacgtagatcatgttacaaggaaaccaacaaaatttatttcacttgatttgaagctcagatgaattagttatcgattttacaagattgagctatttttttttacttttttttaactTGAGTAGTTTTCGATAAAACTGAGCAGTTTTCGATCGAATTCGAACggttttttttatcacaaatgAAATATGAGAAATGCGATCGGTTTTCGATGAAATTCGAGCTATTTTCGGTtcaaatcgagcggttaccaaatCATCGATTCGGTCGGTTTTTGCCTCTTATTTACAAATCTGATTGGGTGTATTTGAgcgaattctcaccgaattttaaACAGTTTTCGCGATATttgtaaattttagaaaatctcCCTGTAGTGATTTCTGGATCTCAAATGATTTTATTACCCCTGGGCTAAGTGGTATCTTTTTCCACCATaatgcttaattttttttacctgcACGAAAGTCAAAGGATGAACAATAGTCAATTGGACACGAATGGAAGCATGCGTTCTCCAAAAGTCTCCTACGCCACGTGTCCAACCACCACCCACCCATTTTATAAATGGTTGATTTCCAAGGGCCTAAACGCAAAACTACCTCAACGCAAAAACCCCTTCCAATCTTCCAtttctcccctcctcctcctcctcttctcttccttcCGCTTCGAGATCTCGCGCTGCGGTGGGCGGGCGAAGCTTTCCGGAGCCCCCGATGCTCGTCCCGAAGCGCATCAACTACGTGGCACCGATGctcgcctccgccgccatcctcctcctcctgctctccGGCTACTTGGAGCTCCCCTCCATCTCCTCGCTCTCCACCCCCGCGCCGCTCGTTGCCGCCTCCCGCTTCCCCACCGCGCTCGACTCCGTCGGCTCCCGCGAGCCCTCCGCGTTCACCTCGCTCCTCGCTGCGTTTGTCGCCTGGGACGCCGCCGTCGGGTGCCCCCGCATCCGCGCCAAGCTCGCCGCGGAGCCCGGCGCCAACGCCacggcggcggcctcctccgTCTCCGTCACTGGCGGCGCTGGGTGGAGCGGCGCGAGGTGCGAGGATCTCAAGGCGCGCCACGTCGGGGTGCTTGTCAAGGGGTGGACCTGGATCCCCGACGCGCTCGACGGGGTGTACACGTGCCGCTGCGGGATCAGCTGCGTGTGGAGCAAGtccaccgccgccgtcgaccgcccCGACGCGCTGCTCTTCGAGGgcgccacgccgccgccgcaggtACCGGACTTCTTCCCCTCTTTCTCGTCATGTGACGATGCAACGGTGGCCTATTATTTAGGATAGTTGGTGGATTTGGGTAATTTCAACACTTAGGTGCAATCAAATTGGAGATGAATTCTGATCTTTACTCACTTATGGTTGAGTGGTGGAAACAAGAACTTATAAAACAAAAATTGTGATGCAAAATTGGAATCTTTTGTGTTGGGCAAAGAGTTTTCTGCCAAGTGCCGACCAGAGAAGTTCCTTatcttctttcccttttttATGTTGTTTAGGTTATAAAATGCTTGTGAAGCGATATAGCTCGTAGTTTTAACTTTGTTTATGTACACTTAATGGCCAACGATTTGGCAAAATATTCGGTGCGGATGTTAAGTTCTTTGTTGAAATGAGGGATAGATTCATGATCCGGTACTTCTAAAGAACAGGGATTTGATTGGTTGTTGGAGTAAATTGGTGAAACAACAGACATAGCTTCCCATTGGCCTGGTGCATTAATGAAAAAGATAATGCTTGATCAGGATGGCTGTGCCAGTCTAACACGACTTCATTCAGAAATTTGATTTGAGTATTAGTTGGGACCTGTAAGCTGTAAGTATCAATAACAGGAATAACATTACTGCGTTGGGCAGGTTTTGTATTATAGATTGCTTGCGCCTTTTCCCATAGCATCTTACTGAGCGTACCAATGCTGAATGCTCTGTCAGTTAATTTTACCATCCTGATTGGGTCATTTGGTAGCTAAATGTTTGGTGAGTGGCACAGCTACACCATTGCAACCTTTCATTAGACTTATTGTGGAATCATACACCATCTCGTGTTTAATAAATAATCTTCATTTGCTTTGTTGTATTCTTAATGATTAAATATATTCATCTTTCTGAGTTTTAGTTTAAAGCATTATGCAACATATTCTGCAGAGAATGAAAGGTCTGCCTCTTCGTGTTTATCTGGATCTGGAGGCTAGTAGGAAGCCAACTGGTTTTGAGGACATTTTTATAGGTTACCATGCCAATGATGATGTGCAAGTAACATATGCTGGAAAATCATTTCACACCAGCCGGAGTTACCATGTATCAACCGAAAAGAGGAATGTAAGTAAAAACCTTCAAAGCCAAAACTTTAACTTCACCAACATAGTAATTTTAACACTCCGTGCATTACCTGACTCCAACTAtgtttttccttaacatgaatGTCAGTGTATCACACATGATTTCCATGGTCACTGTCCTGTCCATCATCAGTTGGAAGTTGGAACATTCTCGAAAAAAAATGTAGATAATCTCTGCACGTTAGTTTAGTCTAGAAAATTAGCAGGTGCCCAGAGATTCACCCAAGCTGGAGGTTTTCCTCTTCCTTCTACCTTTTTCATGGCAAGCCTGAAAACTATTGTATAGTGGATGATACCAAGAGTTGTCGCAAGATTTTTTAAAGAAGACCAAGAGTATTCACACATCACAATCCATGAATAACAGTTCACACTTCAGAGTATTAAATCTTCTGTATTTTTCTGCAATTTGTGGTTTACCTGTCAGAGAGACAAAATTTTACGTAATCAGTGTTGCACTCTCTCAGATAGTATCAGCTCTGCTATAGTAAGACTTTCTCCTTTAGATCTTTTTTAATAATCTGAGCTAGTGATCTCCTGTCTGTTGTCAGGATGCACTTATTTACTGGTCATCTTCAAGGTGTCTTCCTCACAGAGACAATATTGCGAAAGACTTCCTTTCTTTGGTGCCACACCATTCCTTTGGGAGATGTTTGAATAATGTTGGTGGTCCTGATATGGCGCTATCTAtgtatccagtttgctctgcCAATGATAATGGAACACCACACTGGTGGGATCACCTACACTGCGCAATGTCACATTACAAGTTTGTTCTTGCAATTGAGAACACCAAGACGGAAAGTTATGTGACCGAGAAGCTATTCTATGCTTTGGAAGCTGGGTCAATTCCCATATACTTCGGGGCACCCAATGTCTGGGATTTTGTTCCACCCAATTCAATTATAGATGCCTCCAAATTCAGCTCTCTCAAAGAACTGGCATCATATGTGAAAGCACTTGCAAATGACCCTGTAGCTTATGCAGAGTACCATGCATGGAGGCGGTGTGGTGTCCTGGGTAACTTTGGCAGGGCACGTGAAATGAGCCTTGACACACTGCCTTGCCGACTCTGTGAAGTACTTAGCAAGAGAGGTGGTAGGAGTGCAGATGCATTGTGATTGACCGGTTGGTATCCTGACTTGGATACTTCCCATTTACTTTAGTGCTAACTCAGTATGatataacctttttttttttcatactagGCTACTTTTGGTGGCTTATATACCTCGATTTGATGAGAACTGAATGACTTGCAACTCGGATTGTGAAATAGATCCAGATGGTATGTAAAGTGCTCATGCTATTCAAATGAAGATCAAGTGCTCAAGTTGTCAcattcttgaaagaaaataACACACtgccattttattttatttttacactTTGTCTCTTTTGCCTTTGGAGTTGAGAGGTGTACAATATTCGAAGTAGAGGCTCATGTTTTT
Proteins encoded:
- the LOC133906428 gene encoding alpha-(1,4)-fucosyltransferase gives rise to the protein MLVPKRINYVAPMLASAAILLLLLSGYLELPSISSLSTPAPLVAASRFPTALDSVGSREPSAFTSLLAAFVAWDAAVGCPRIRAKLAAEPGANATAAASSVSVTGGAGWSGARCEDLKARHVGVLVKGWTWIPDALDGVYTCRCGISCVWSKSTAAVDRPDALLFEGATPPPQRMKGLPLRVYLDLEASRKPTGFEDIFIGYHANDDVQVTYAGKSFHTSRSYHVSTEKRNDALIYWSSSRCLPHRDNIAKDFLSLVPHHSFGRCLNNVGGPDMALSMYPVCSANDNGTPHWWDHLHCAMSHYKFVLAIENTKTESYVTEKLFYALEAGSIPIYFGAPNVWDFVPPNSIIDASKFSSLKELASYVKALANDPVAYAEYHAWRRCGVLGNFGRAREMSLDTLPCRLCEVLSKRGGRSADAL